From a region of the Pseudanabaena sp. ABRG5-3 genome:
- a CDS encoding CHAT domain-containing protein: MNKGLGAIALVTLLSCLSVPILGSDRLWAQEASDRRAEAGRLLNQGLQQYRNNQTQAAFQTWQKTLQIYREIKDRAGEGKVLNNFGIAYYMLGQYDKSVNFFQQRLAIARELNDRKSEANALDSLGLSYILLGQYEKAIAFYQQAVEIFQELKDRQNEGNAVGNLGIAHRELGKYQQAINFHQQQLAITREIKDRAGEGRALGGLGIVYRELGQYQKAITFYEQDLAIARGFKDLNGQGRAFNNLGIAYSNLLKYKEAVTFYQQALEIFRDSENRKEEASTLGNLSIAYRELGQYQKALTFHHQQLAIAYEIKDRVTEGRAVGGLGIIYNKLRQYDKALPFYQRDLAITIELGDRRGEGRVFNNLGVIFADLNQTTLSILAYKKSVNIQESIRKDLRGLSKEEQKSFLDTVARTYRHLASLLLTQGRIIEALQVLDLLKVQELEDYLKNVKGNDRTAQGVKLLEPEKVIGRQLPILKLENSPEINLQLANQIRQIPTSELNKIPDYLQQIPQGTVLLYPLILSDRLELILFSPNSPPLNHTVKISQKELEDLINNYRTGLLDTTSEDYKAAAVALYNLLIKPIEAELIQTKAQTILYAPDGQMRYVPLAALYDGKKWLIEKYQISNLIAYSLSDFSPKPKTQPNILAGAFGGKAGEKRFGQLGLPATLKEVQVIANSFQNSVTLTEDQFSRQALESKFKDHNILHLASHAEFNTGVPDNSFIIFGNGDKIRLNEISDWQIPNIDLVILSACQTGVGKLGDGVEVLGFGYQVQKAGAKQAIASLWKVDDAGTQALMEAFYQELKKGNITSTEALQRAQISLIKSQNYNHPNYWSAFFAIGNGL; this comes from the coding sequence ATGAATAAAGGTTTGGGCGCGATCGCATTGGTCACTCTTTTGTCTTGCTTGTCCGTACCAATATTGGGTAGCGATCGCCTATGGGCGCAAGAAGCATCTGACCGCAGAGCAGAGGCAGGTAGATTGCTAAACCAAGGATTGCAGCAATATCGCAATAACCAGACTCAAGCTGCCTTTCAAACATGGCAGAAGACCCTGCAAATTTATCGAGAAATCAAAGATCGTGCAGGCGAAGGAAAAGTACTGAACAATTTCGGCATTGCCTACTACATGCTGGGACAGTACGACAAATCAGTTAATTTTTTTCAACAGCGTTTAGCGATCGCCCGTGAACTCAATGATCGTAAAAGTGAAGCCAATGCCCTTGATAGTCTTGGACTTAGCTACATCCTCCTAGGACAGTACGAAAAAGCGATCGCCTTCTACCAACAGGCTGTGGAGATATTCCAAGAACTTAAGGATCGCCAGAATGAAGGAAATGCCGTCGGGAATCTTGGGATTGCTCACCGCGAGCTAGGGAAATATCAGCAAGCAATTAATTTTCATCAACAACAGTTAGCCATTACTCGCGAAATCAAAGACCGTGCGGGAGAGGGAAGAGCGCTCGGTGGTCTGGGCATTGTTTATCGGGAATTAGGTCAGTACCAAAAAGCAATTACCTTTTACGAACAGGATTTGGCGATCGCTCGCGGATTCAAAGACCTTAATGGTCAAGGCAGGGCTTTCAACAATCTTGGTATCGCTTATAGTAATTTACTGAAATATAAAGAAGCCGTTACCTTTTACCAACAAGCTTTAGAAATATTCCGCGATAGCGAAAATCGCAAGGAGGAAGCAAGTACTCTCGGCAATCTTAGTATTGCTTACCGCGAATTAGGTCAGTATCAAAAAGCCCTTACCTTCCACCACCAACAACTAGCGATCGCCTATGAAATTAAAGATCGCGTCACTGAAGGGCGAGCCGTTGGTGGACTTGGCATCATTTACAACAAACTCAGACAGTACGACAAAGCGCTCCCCTTTTATCAGCGAGACTTAGCGATCACGATCGAACTTGGCGATCGGCGAGGGGAAGGAAGAGTATTCAATAACTTGGGAGTAATCTTTGCTGACCTCAACCAAACGACATTATCCATCCTTGCTTACAAGAAATCAGTTAATATCCAAGAATCGATCCGTAAAGATCTGCGCGGACTAAGTAAAGAAGAACAGAAGTCTTTTTTGGATACAGTTGCCCGCACCTATCGCCATCTGGCAAGTCTACTGCTAACGCAAGGAAGGATAATAGAAGCCCTACAAGTCCTCGATCTCCTAAAAGTGCAGGAGCTAGAAGACTATCTCAAAAATGTGAAAGGGAACGATAGAACGGCTCAGGGGGTAAAGCTCTTAGAACCAGAGAAAGTGATTGGTCGTCAGTTGCCCATTTTAAAGTTGGAGAATAGCCCAGAAATCAATCTGCAACTTGCTAATCAGATCCGCCAAATCCCTACATCGGAGCTAAACAAAATTCCTGACTATCTGCAACAAATTCCTCAAGGTACAGTGTTACTTTATCCATTAATTTTAAGCGATCGCCTCGAGCTAATCCTCTTCTCTCCTAATTCCCCTCCCCTCAACCACACTGTCAAAATCTCCCAAAAAGAATTAGAAGACTTAATTAATAATTACAGAACGGGACTGCTCGATACAACTTCTGAAGATTATAAAGCTGCGGCTGTTGCCCTTTACAATCTACTAATCAAACCCATCGAAGCAGAACTCATCCAAACCAAAGCCCAAACGATTCTCTACGCACCTGATGGACAAATGCGATATGTTCCCCTTGCGGCGCTATATGACGGCAAAAAATGGCTGATTGAAAAATATCAAATCAGTAACCTGATCGCCTATAGCCTATCGGACTTTTCCCCAAAGCCTAAAACTCAGCCTAATATCCTAGCAGGAGCGTTTGGTGGGAAAGCAGGGGAGAAAAGATTTGGACAATTGGGATTACCTGCTACCCTCAAAGAAGTCCAAGTGATCGCCAATTCATTCCAAAACTCTGTTACTTTAACTGAAGACCAGTTTAGTCGCCAAGCGCTCGAGTCTAAATTCAAAGACCACAACATTCTCCATCTCGCCTCCCATGCTGAATTTAATACTGGCGTACCAGACAATTCGTTCATTATCTTTGGCAATGGCGATAAAATCCGTCTAAATGAGATCAGCGATTGGCAAATTCCCAATATAGATTTGGTTATACTCAGCGCTTGCCAGACTGGTGTTGGGAAACTCGGTGATGGAGTAGA
- a CDS encoding CHAT domain-containing protein: MAISLYAGCCATAGFDVNVSMLTMNKAIGIVMLACLSCLPMSITIIESIQAQTTQDSKTEATRLLRQGNQLYQASRYREAIQTWQLALEIYRTIKDRQGEATILNNLGTAYENFGQYQKAIDFYQQSLAITTQISDRKGEAMALSNLGGAYDSLGHYQKAIELYQQSLAIQKQIGHRYGEATSLNNLGLAYNNIGQYQKAIELYQQALATQKKIDDREGESISLNNLGLASDNLGQYQKAIVFYQQALAIKKQIGDRNGEARSLNNLGAIYKNLGQYQKAIDFYQQALAIKKQIGNRDGEATSLNNLGLVYDYLGQYQKAIDFYQQALAIAKQIGESSIEARSLNNLGAAYDRLRQYQKAIDFYRQALEMQEKIGDRQGEARSLNNLGVAYKNIRQYPRAIDLHQQSLAIKKQIGDRQGEATSLNNLGVDFNQLDQTEISILFYKQSVNVFESIRQSLKGLREEEQQSFTNTIASSYRNLADLLLKQGRIMEALQVLDLLKVQELEDYFKNIKGSDRSAQGVRLLEPEKAINDELLAVSFENSKEINSQLANKIQQLPKSEINKVPDYLQKIPQGTALLYPLILGDRLEIILFTPNTTPISRTVNISQKELETLVIDFRSGLLDSGSEDVKEPAAKLYKLLIKPIEADLTQAKVTTILYAPDGILRYIPLAALYDGKQWLAEKYRINNLIAYSLFDFAPNLKTQPNILAGAFGGKAGEKKFGQNALPATLTEVQAIANLFQNSVTLTEENFSRQAIEAKFKNHNILHLATHAEFNIGVPDNSFIIFGNGDKVRLNEITDWQIPNIDLIVLSACQTGVGKLGDGVEILGFGYQVQKAGAKNAIASLWSVNDEGTQALMEAFYGELKKGDVTPTEALNRAQVTLIKSPKYNHPNYWSAFFAIGNGL; encoded by the coding sequence TTGGCAATATCGCTTTATGCTGGCTGTTGTGCTACTGCGGGTTTTGATGTAAATGTGAGTATGTTGACGATGAATAAGGCGATCGGTATTGTAATGTTGGCTTGTTTGTCTTGTTTGCCGATGTCAATCACAATCATTGAAAGTATCCAAGCTCAAACAACACAAGACTCCAAGACAGAAGCAACTCGACTATTAAGGCAAGGAAATCAGTTATATCAAGCTAGTCGTTATCGAGAAGCCATTCAAACATGGCAACTAGCTTTAGAAATCTATCGCACAATCAAAGATCGTCAAGGCGAAGCAACCATACTTAATAATTTAGGTACTGCCTACGAAAACTTTGGACAATATCAGAAAGCCATTGACTTCTATCAACAATCTCTAGCGATCACAACCCAAATCAGCGATCGCAAAGGGGAGGCAATGGCACTCAGTAATTTAGGTGGCGCATACGATAGTCTCGGACATTACCAGAAAGCAATAGAACTCTATCAGCAATCCTTAGCAATCCAAAAGCAAATCGGTCATCGCTATGGAGAAGCAACGTCACTCAATAATTTGGGGTTAGCTTATAACAATATTGGACAGTACCAGAAAGCAATAGAACTCTATCAGCAAGCCTTAGCAACTCAAAAGAAAATTGACGATCGCGAAGGGGAATCAATATCCCTCAATAATTTAGGGCTTGCTTCCGATAATCTTGGTCAGTATCAGAAAGCTATTGTTTTTTATCAGCAAGCCTTAGCAATCAAAAAGCAAATTGGCGATCGCAATGGTGAGGCAAGATCACTCAATAATTTGGGTGCTATATACAAAAATCTGGGGCAGTACCAGAAAGCAATAGACTTCTATCAGCAAGCCTTAGCGATCAAAAAGCAAATTGGTAATCGCGATGGTGAAGCAACGTCACTCAATAACTTGGGGCTTGTATATGACTATCTGGGACAGTACCAGAAGGCGATTGATTTTTATCAGCAAGCATTAGCGATCGCTAAGCAAATCGGAGAGAGCAGTATTGAAGCAAGATCACTCAATAATTTGGGTGCAGCATATGACAGGCTTAGACAATATCAAAAGGCAATTGACTTCTATCGACAAGCTTTAGAAATGCAGGAGAAAATCGGCGATCGCCAAGGTGAGGCAAGATCACTCAATAATTTGGGTGTTGCCTACAAAAATATTAGACAGTATCCAAGAGCAATTGATTTGCATCAGCAGTCCTTGGCAATCAAAAAGCAAATTGGCGATCGTCAAGGTGAAGCAACATCACTCAATAATTTGGGTGTTGACTTTAATCAACTTGATCAGACTGAAATCTCGATTCTCTTTTATAAGCAATCTGTTAATGTATTTGAGTCTATTCGCCAAAGTCTCAAAGGACTTAGAGAAGAAGAACAGCAATCTTTTACCAATACCATTGCAAGTAGCTATCGCAACCTTGCGGATCTCCTTCTTAAACAAGGACGTATCATGGAAGCCCTACAAGTACTTGATCTCCTCAAAGTCCAAGAACTCGAAGACTACTTTAAAAATATCAAAGGCAGTGACAGATCGGCGCAAGGAGTCCGACTTTTAGAACCAGAGAAAGCGATTAACGATGAGCTGTTAGCGGTTAGCTTTGAGAATAGCAAGGAAATTAACAGCCAGCTTGCCAACAAAATCCAACAACTTCCCAAATCAGAAATCAACAAAGTACCCGACTATCTCCAAAAAATCCCTCAAGGAACAGCTTTACTTTATCCCTTGATTTTAGGCGACAGACTCGAAATCATCCTCTTCACACCCAATACCACTCCCATCAGCCGCACCGTCAACATCTCGCAAAAAGAGCTAGAAACCCTAGTGATTGATTTTAGATCTGGTCTCCTTGATTCTGGCTCTGAAGATGTCAAAGAACCTGCGGCAAAACTATACAAATTACTGATTAAACCCATCGAAGCCGATCTCACCCAAGCCAAAGTCACCACAATCCTCTACGCACCCGATGGCATCTTGCGCTATATTCCCCTAGCCGCACTCTATGACGGCAAACAATGGCTAGCAGAGAAATACCGCATTAATAATCTGATTGCCTACAGCCTCTTCGACTTTGCGCCAAATCTAAAAACTCAACCCAACATCCTCGCAGGAGCATTTGGCGGTAAAGCAGGAGAGAAAAAATTTGGACAAAATGCTTTGCCAGCGACGCTTACAGAAGTTCAAGCGATCGCCAATTTATTTCAAAACTCAGTCACGTTAACCGAAGAGAATTTTAGTCGCCAAGCGATCGAAGCAAAATTCAAAAATCATAATATTCTGCATCTTGCCACCCATGCCGAATTTAACATAGGCGTTCCAGATAACTCCTTCATTATTTTCGGCAACGGTGACAAAGTTCGTCTCAATGAAATCACCGATTGGCAAATTCCGAATATCGATTTGATCGTGCTAAGTGCTTGTCAGACTGGAGTTGGTAAGTTGGGCGATGGTGTAGAAATCTTAGGCTTTGGTTATCAAGTCCAGAAAGCAGGAGCAAAAAACGCGATCGCTTCACTTTGGTCTGTCAACGATGAAGGTACTCAAGCATTAATGGAAGCTTTTTATGGTGAACTCAAAAAAGGTGATGTCACACCTACTGAAGCATTAAATAGAGCGCAAGTTACTTTGATCAAATCACCAAAATATAATCATCCAAATTATTGGTCAGCATTTTTTGCGATCGGCAATGGATTGTAG
- a CDS encoding CHAT domain-containing protein has product MSKHRITFRKILPPIIITTCLACTSIPISQDDRLLAQEKGSITTPQDQTILNSKIQAERLREQARTLYQAKQYPEALKSLEQALQIYRSLKDRSNEAKILINLGQVYRSLKDSAKAIAYYQQALEIAIQIADLQSQSNVLNSLGNVYNFLGQKQKAIEFYQQSLAIAEQTSESVCANLPKDKSCIVIRDIQRNSLNGLGNVHNSLGQYQKAIDFYQQSLAIAKQMGKRQWESLALGNLGNTYDSIGQHQKAIELFHQSLAIARQISDRDGEGTILLSLGNAYNSLGKYQEAINFYQQSLVIAKQLRDQKSVGSALGNLGSTYNSLGQYQKAIEFFQQSLVIDQKLGDRQGEGITLGNLGNAYYYLGQYQKAIEFYQQSLAIAQQTNNRHSTAIWLNNLGNVHNSLGQYQKALDFYQKSLEITKQIGDLKGEGKLLGNLGNAYYYLQQYPKAIQFYQQSLASAKQIGDRQNEGAWLNNLGVAYHYQKQYLKAIEFYQQSLNIYQEIGDREGLGSVLTNLGSAYTISRQYPKALNYYYQALATVQQIGDRYGESATLKNLGYLFTAQQQPELAILFYKRSINISESIRKDIRGLPKTAQQSYLETVADGYKRLADLLIKQGRVMEALQVIDLLKFQELEDYLKNIKGSDRSAQGVRLLEPEKAISDKLLAVSFENSKEINRQLANKIQQLPKSEINKVPDYLQKIPQGTALLYPLILGDRIEIILFSPNTTPISRTVKISQKELENLVIDFRAALLDASNEDVKKPAAQLYKLLIKPIETELVQAKATTILYAPDGQLRYIPIAALYDGKQWLAEKYRISNLIAYSLFDFSTQPKNSPNILAGAFGGKSGERKFGQTALPATVKEIQAIANSFQNSVTLTEENFSRQAIESKFKNHNILHLATHAEFNTGTPDNSFIIFGNGDKIRLNEITDWQIPNIDLIVLSACQTGVGKLGDGVEILGFGYQVQKAGAKNAIASLWSVNDEGTQALMEAFYRELKKGDITPTEALNRAQVTLIKSPKYNHPNYWSAFFAIGNGL; this is encoded by the coding sequence ATGAGTAAGCATAGAATCACATTCAGAAAAATCTTACCCCCAATTATTATAACAACCTGTTTAGCCTGTACTTCCATCCCCATAAGTCAAGATGATCGTTTATTGGCGCAAGAAAAAGGTTCAATCACAACTCCTCAAGACCAAACAATCCTAAACTCAAAAATACAAGCAGAGCGGTTGCGAGAACAAGCCCGAACCTTATATCAGGCAAAACAATATCCAGAAGCATTAAAATCTTTGGAACAAGCTTTACAAATTTATCGTAGTCTCAAAGATCGCAGCAATGAAGCCAAAATTCTGATTAACTTGGGACAAGTCTATCGCAGTTTAAAAGATTCTGCAAAAGCGATCGCATATTACCAGCAAGCATTGGAAATTGCTATTCAAATTGCCGATCTCCAATCGCAAAGCAATGTATTAAATAGTTTAGGCAATGTGTATAACTTTCTAGGACAAAAGCAAAAAGCCATTGAATTTTATCAGCAATCTCTAGCAATCGCTGAGCAAACTAGCGAAAGTGTTTGTGCTAACTTGCCAAAAGATAAAAGCTGCATTGTGATTCGTGATATACAGAGAAATTCTCTTAATGGTTTAGGGAATGTGCATAATTCCCTCGGACAATATCAAAAAGCAATTGATTTTTATCAACAGTCTTTAGCAATTGCTAAACAAATGGGCAAGCGCCAATGGGAAAGTCTTGCACTTGGTAATTTAGGCAATACCTACGACTCCATCGGTCAACATCAAAAAGCCATCGAACTTTTCCATCAATCCTTAGCAATTGCTAGGCAAATTAGCGATCGCGATGGGGAAGGAACCATACTTTTGAGTTTGGGCAACGCTTATAATTCCCTTGGAAAGTACCAAGAAGCAATTAATTTTTATCAACAATCTTTAGTCATTGCTAAGCAACTTCGCGATCAAAAAAGTGTAGGAAGTGCGCTTGGTAATTTGGGAAGTACTTACAACTCTTTGGGACAGTATCAAAAAGCAATTGAATTTTTTCAACAGTCTTTGGTCATTGACCAAAAGCTTGGCGATCGTCAAGGCGAAGGAATCACTTTAGGCAATTTAGGTAACGCTTACTATTATTTGGGACAGTACCAAAAGGCGATTGAATTTTATCAACAGTCTTTAGCGATCGCTCAGCAAACTAATAATCGTCATAGCACCGCAATTTGGCTCAATAATCTGGGCAATGTCCATAATTCTCTAGGACAATACCAAAAAGCGCTTGATTTTTATCAGAAGTCCCTTGAGATCACTAAGCAAATAGGCGATCTCAAGGGGGAAGGGAAATTGCTAGGCAATTTAGGCAATGCTTACTACTATCTCCAACAATATCCAAAGGCAATTCAGTTTTATCAACAGTCCCTCGCGAGTGCCAAACAAATAGGCGATCGCCAAAATGAAGGAGCATGGCTAAACAATTTAGGAGTTGCCTATCACTACCAAAAACAATATTTAAAAGCAATTGAGTTTTACCAGCAGTCTTTAAATATCTATCAGGAAATCGGTGATCGCGAGGGACTAGGTAGTGTTCTCACAAATCTGGGTAGTGCCTACACAATTTCAAGGCAGTACCCCAAAGCATTGAATTATTACTATCAAGCTCTAGCCACCGTTCAACAAATAGGTGATCGCTATGGTGAAAGCGCTACACTCAAAAATTTGGGCTATTTATTTACTGCCCAACAACAACCCGAACTGGCGATTCTCTTTTATAAAAGATCGATCAATATTAGTGAATCTATTCGCAAAGATATTCGGGGACTCCCCAAAACCGCTCAGCAATCCTATTTAGAAACAGTTGCTGATGGTTATAAGCGTCTTGCTGATTTGCTAATTAAACAAGGGCGAGTTATGGAGGCTCTACAGGTCATCGATTTGCTCAAATTTCAAGAACTCGAAGACTATCTCAAAAATATAAAAGGCAGTGATAGATCGGCGCAAGGTGTTCGATTGTTAGAACCAGAGAAAGCGATTAGCGATAAGCTGTTAGCTGTTAGCTTTGAGAATAGCAAGGAAATTAACAGACAACTTGCTAACAAAATCCAACAACTTCCCAAATCAGAAATCAACAAAGTACCCGACTATCTCCAAAAAATCCCTCAAGGAACAGCTTTACTTTATCCCTTAATTTTAGGCGATCGCATCGAAATCATCCTCTTCTCACCCAACACCACGCCCATCAGCCGCACCGTCAAAATATCGCAAAAAGAACTAGAAAACCTAGTGATTGATTTTAGGGCTGCACTCCTTGACGCTAGCAACGAAGATGTCAAAAAACCTGCGGCACAACTCTACAAATTGCTGATTAAACCCATAGAAACCGAACTTGTCCAAGCCAAAGCTACAACGATCCTCTATGCACCAGATGGACAACTACGCTATATTCCCATAGCTGCACTCTATGATGGCAAACAATGGCTAGCAGAGAAGTACCGCATTAGTAACTTGATTGCCTATAGTCTCTTCGACTTTTCTACACAACCCAAAAACTCACCCAACATCCTCGCAGGAGCCTTTGGCGGTAAATCAGGTGAGCGAAAATTTGGACAAACCGCTTTACCTGCTACGGTTAAAGAAATTCAAGCGATCGCCAATTCATTTCAAAACTCAGTCACGTTAACCGAAGAGAACTTTAGCCGCCAAGCGATCGAATCGAAATTCAAAAATCATAATATTCTCCATCTTGCTACCCATGCTGAGTTTAATACGGGTACACCTGATAACTCCTTCATCATTTTTGGTAATGGCGACAAAATCCGTCTCAATGAAATTACCGACTGGCAGATTCCCAATATAGATTTGATCGTGCTGAGTGCCTGTCAGACTGGAGTTGGTAAGCTTGGCGATGGTGTAGAAATTTTAGGATTTGGCTATCAAGTCCAGAAAGCAGGCGCTAAAAATGCGATCGCTTCTCTCTGGTCTGTCAACGATGAAGGTACTCAAGCATTAATGGAAGCTTTTTATCGGGAACTCAAAAAAGGCGATATCACCCCCACTGAAGCATTAAATAGAGCGCAAGTTACTTTGATCAAATCACCAAAATACAATCATCCAAATTATTGGTCGGCATTTTTTGCGATTGGAAATGGGCTGTAG
- a CDS encoding CHAT domain-containing protein, translating into MASQSYWLTFVLTGIYSCGFGLSLAMSSMTVQAQPMQSRKMEADRLFNQSLQQAQLSQFRESLASAEQALQIYQEINDYPNQANVRLLIGNIYVIFSQYDRAISAFNQSLEIARQLQISNLEVKVLNNLGATYFALGQYPKAIEHHQQALKISQNLSDRQGESLSLGLLGNNYVALGQYQKALDFYQQYLAATKTIGDRQGEAYATGNIGNTYAYLGQYQKALEWLQQSLQLVRAIADRRGEAKALENLGNAYGYLNKYQQATEVYQQALVIYQQIGDRNGEATTLGNLGNTLNALGQHQKAIEYLQQNLELVRNIKDRQGEGATLGNLGNAYYALKQYEKALDLYQQHLTIVREIGERRGEAQANAEIAATLVNLAQNHLAIAFYKSSINITESIRKDIRALAQADRQSYLATVADRYRHLADLLLKQGRVMEALQVLDLLKVQELEDYFKNIKGSDRTAKGVRFLEPEKALSDKLLAVSFDNSKDINNQLANQIQQLPKTEINKVPDYLNLIPKGTVLLYPFILDDRLEIILFSQQNLPIQRTVNITKDKLEALVAEFKSGLIDAGSEDYKEPAIALYKLLIKPIETELIQAQTILYAPDDILRYIPLSALNDGKQWLGEKYRISNLIAYTLSDFSPKPKTQPRILAGAFGGKAGAKKFGQQGLPATLKEVIAIANSFQDSFTLIEDDFSRANTEAKFNSYNILHFATHAEFNDGVPENSFIIFGNGDKVRLNELTTWQIPNVELIVLSACQTGVGKLGSGVEILGFGYQIQKAGAKQAIASFWSVDDVGTQALMEAFYKELKTGNVTTAEALHRAQISLIKSSQFNHPKYWSAFFVIGNGL; encoded by the coding sequence ATGGCTTCTCAATCGTATTGGCTCACGTTCGTTTTAACTGGAATTTATAGTTGCGGTTTTGGTTTATCGCTGGCAATGTCATCTATGACTGTCCAAGCTCAACCGATGCAATCGCGCAAAATGGAAGCCGATCGCCTATTCAATCAAAGCCTTCAGCAGGCGCAATTGAGCCAGTTTCGTGAATCTTTGGCATCTGCTGAGCAAGCATTGCAGATTTATCAAGAAATCAACGATTATCCCAATCAAGCCAATGTGCGCTTATTGATCGGCAATATCTACGTTATTTTCAGCCAATACGATCGCGCCATTAGTGCTTTTAACCAAAGTCTCGAAATTGCCAGACAATTGCAAATTTCCAATTTGGAAGTGAAAGTACTTAATAATTTAGGAGCTACTTACTTTGCCTTGGGACAATATCCAAAGGCAATTGAGCATCATCAGCAAGCCCTGAAAATTTCTCAAAACCTGAGCGATCGCCAAGGTGAAAGTCTCAGTCTTGGTCTCTTAGGCAATAACTATGTGGCTCTAGGACAATATCAAAAAGCCTTAGACTTCTATCAGCAATATTTAGCCGCCACCAAAACCATCGGCGATCGCCAAGGAGAAGCCTATGCTACGGGAAATATTGGCAATACTTATGCTTATTTAGGTCAATATCAAAAAGCCTTGGAATGGCTCCAGCAGAGTTTACAGCTTGTTCGAGCGATCGCGGATCGACGTGGCGAAGCGAAAGCACTCGAAAATTTAGGTAATGCCTATGGATACTTGAACAAATACCAGCAAGCCACTGAGGTCTATCAACAGGCACTAGTCATCTATCAGCAAATTGGCGATCGCAATGGTGAAGCCACGACTTTGGGTAATCTAGGCAATACCTTGAATGCCCTTGGACAACATCAAAAAGCTATTGAGTATTTACAGCAAAACTTAGAGCTTGTCCGCAATATCAAAGACCGTCAAGGGGAAGGTGCAACCTTGGGTAATTTGGGCAATGCTTATTATGCCCTCAAACAATATGAAAAAGCATTAGATTTGTATCAGCAGCATCTCACAATTGTGCGGGAAATTGGTGAACGCAGGGGAGAAGCGCAGGCAAATGCTGAGATTGCTGCGACTTTAGTTAATCTCGCTCAAAACCATTTAGCGATCGCTTTCTATAAGTCTTCGATCAATATCACCGAATCTATCCGTAAGGATATTCGTGCTCTCGCCCAAGCAGATCGTCAATCCTATTTAGCCACCGTCGCTGATCGCTATCGCCATCTCGCAGATCTCTTGCTCAAACAAGGACGGGTCATGGAGGCATTACAAGTCCTTGATTTACTGAAGGTGCAAGAACTTGAGGACTATTTTAAAAATATCAAAGGTAGTGATCGCACGGCAAAAGGTGTCAGGTTTTTAGAACCAGAAAAAGCTCTTAGCGATAAGCTATTAGCCGTTAGCTTTGACAATAGCAAAGACATCAACAATCAACTTGCCAATCAAATTCAACAACTTCCTAAAACCGAAATTAACAAAGTCCCTGACTATCTCAATCTAATCCCAAAAGGAACTGTATTACTCTATCCATTCATTTTAGACGATCGCTTAGAAATTATCCTCTTTTCGCAGCAGAATCTTCCCATCCAGCGCACCGTCAATATCACTAAAGATAAATTAGAAGCGTTAGTTGCCGAATTCAAATCTGGGTTGATCGATGCTGGCTCTGAAGACTATAAAGAACCTGCAATTGCGCTCTATAAACTATTAATTAAACCTATTGAGACAGAGCTAATTCAAGCTCAGACAATTCTCTATGCCCCTGATGACATTTTGCGCTATATCCCCCTAAGCGCTCTCAATGATGGCAAGCAGTGGCTCGGCGAAAAATATCGCATTAGCAACCTCATTGCCTATACCCTTTCCGACTTCTCTCCTAAGCCTAAAACGCAGCCACGGATTCTCGCAGGAGCCTTTGGTGGCAAGGCGGGAGCCAAAAAATTTGGACAACAGGGTTTACCTGCTACGCTCAAGGAAGTAATCGCGATCGCCAATTCATTTCAGGACTCCTTTACTTTAATAGAGGATGACTTTAGCCGAGCTAATACTGAAGCAAAATTCAATAGCTACAATATTCTCCATTTTGCGACCCATGCTGAGTTTAATGATGGTGTGCCTGAAAATTCGTTCATCATCTTTGGCAATGGGGATAAAGTCCGCTTGAATGAACTGACTACTTGGCAAATTCCCAATGTGGAATTAATTGTTCTCAGTGCCTGTCAGACTGGGGTTGGCAAACTCGGTAGTGGGGTCGAGATTTTGGGCTTTGGCTATCAGATTCAGAAAGCTGGTGCAAAACAGGCGATCGCATCCTTCTGGTCGGTTGATGATGTAGGCACACAAGCTCTCATGGAAGCATTTTATAAGGAACTCAAAACAGGTAATGTTACTACTGCTGAAGCATTGCACAGAGCTCAAATTTCACTAATTAAGTCGTCGCAGTTCAATCATCCTAAATACTGGTCAGCATTTTTTGTGATTGGTAATGGCTTGTAG